ATGATCTCCGCAATCAGCAGCGTCAAAAACAACACCACCAAACCAACCGAGTACAGCACCGGCATCAATCCACCGCCTCAACGGTGACTCGGTTGCCCAACACTTGAATCACACGGATGGGTTGACCGCGTTCGATCGCCGATCCATCGCTGACCACCGCGACGATGGTTTCGCCGAACTGACCTTTTCCGCTGGGACGAAGCGGTGTCGTGGCCACACCTTCTTGTCCCATCAAGTCGTCGTAGTGAGCCAAGCGTTCCGTTTCGCTGATTTGGGCCTCCGGAACCCCCATCGACAATCCCGTGGCCACGGCCGCCTGTGGCAGGTACAGACGCACCAAAAACATTCCAATCACACATCCGCCTAAGCCGCCCAGTGTCACCCACAAACCACGCGTCAGCTCACCGACTTGGTAAGCGTTCTGAGGAACGACGAACGTTTGGCTCATCAGCAGTACACCCAAGGCGGTCAGGAGCAGTCCGCCAATCCCAAAGACACCAAATCCGGGCAAAACAAAGATCTCGATCCCAATGCACGCCAACCCCAAACCGAACGCCAGCAGTTCAAGCCACTCCGCCGTCCCCGCGAGATACTTGATCCAAAAGAAGCAGGCGAAGCAGACCATCGCGACAAAACCTGGCACGCCCAAACCGGGTGCACTGGCTTCGATCGACAGCATCATGAACCCGATCACCAACAAAGAAAACGCCAACCCCGATTGCCGTCCCAGACGTTCCACCCATCGCACGACGCCGCGATCGGACAGTTCCGGCGGTACGCCACTCAACCCGATCGAAGTCGCCGCCTCCGGCAACGAGTCAACAGTGCCTTCTGCCAATCCCAATTCGATCGCTTGTGTTGCGGTCAATCCGTTCGCCAACTCGATCTTTTCCATCCGTTGCCAATCGTCCGCGGTGGCCTCATCCGCTTCGCTTTGAATTTGCTCCGATGTCGCGTAGCGGACTCGTCCGGATCGTCGATTGACATAGCGATGCACTGAGACCGACGAATCCAACAACCCTTCGATCAAGGCCGCACTGCGTCCCGACGCGTCGGCGATCAATTCGATCAACTCCGATTCACGCCGTACATCGTTGGGGCTCATCACGTCCGCCCCGCTGCCGCCAAGTTTCGCATCCGGCATGAGCAACAACGGACGACAAGCGAGTGCCAACAACGCCGCGTCCCCGCGAGCTTCCCCCGTAACCAGGCCACCCACCACTCGAATCTCAGGCCCCGGATCCGCCAAAGTCGCCGCCAACGATGCGCTGCGGCTCAAACTGCCGCCGGGAGAATCAATCGCGACCAACCACGCATTCACATCCGGCGACTCCACGCTGGCCGCCAAGTTGCTCTGCCATCGGCGGACGCGCGCCCGAGTCACATTGCCTGTGATCCGAACCAACCTGCCCACCAACGCTCCCGTCGATTGAGCCTCGTCTTTCTGAAGCCGTGAGAGTTCTAGCCAATCCATCACGGCGTTCTCGGACCCGACGATTGCCGCGGCAGCTCGGACACGTCGCAAGCGTTCCGAATCCAACACCAATGGTTCACCCGCTTCGGACCAAGTCGACTCGGAGACCAAGTTGCCTTCGTTCCTAGCTTGGTCCAACGTTTCGCCGCTCATGAACGTTGCTGGTTGTTCCAACAGCTCAACCCGCGAAACCTCCAACTGCGGATCCGCTAAACCAAGCACCAATGGTTCCGGGACCAAACCACGACGCCGAGCGATCGATTGATACAGCACGCCAATCGTTTCGTCCGGATTGGTCTCATACCGAGTCGCATCGCCCAGTGATCCGCCGCGAGAGACCAACAGCGTTTCGGCGGCAAGTGGCAGCAACACGTCGTGGCCTGTGACTTCGCCGTCAACCCAGACCACCAAGCGAATGCGTTTCAGATCACTGCCGGAAACCGCTCGAGCGATTTTCAAGGCATCTTCGAGTGCCGTCGGCTGACTGGACTTTCGCTCCTGATCACTTCGGCTGGTGTTGTCGTCTTCGTTCGATGACGCGACTGCGGCGGCGGACGAATCCTGGCCCGTCGTTCCCATTCGCAGCACCACCGTGGTCCGCCCACCATCGGCTGCGTCCCCACGCTTCGATGCGGCAGCCCACTGGTTCAATCGTCCGAGCAGCCGATCCACATCCTGCGACGTCAATGGCGACGGCACGTCCAGCAAAAAACCTGACTTCGCATCGGTGGCGGGCTGTGCGAAGCAAGCTCCCAACGTCCAGAGCTGGATCAGCATCAACCACGCGGCAACCAGGATTCGTCCCCTACCGGAGACAATCCGTCGTCGCGAAAGATCGCCGTGCTCCTTCAGAAATCTCATGCCCTGATTATACGGCGTCAGGAACCCGAAAGACCATGACCCGAGTCAGCCGGCGTTGGATCTTCCGCGGAAGATCGCGCAACGGAAATTGAATCAACTCAATCCGTCGTCGCGGCGGCTGGCTCCGGGATCGTCGTGCCCACCACGGCAGCCCCCACGCTGTCACCCAGCACATTGACCGCGGTTCGGAAACGATCCAATAGCCAATCAACGGCCAGGATCAGCCCCAGGTATTCCAGCGGCAACCCGACGGCTCCCAAGACAATCAACATGGTGACCAAACCGGCTTCTGGGATGCCGGCGGCTCCGATCGCTGCCAATGTCGCTGTGACCGCAACAATCAACTGATCCGCGATGGAAAGTTCGAAACCGATGGCTTGAGCAATGAAGATCGCCGCGGCGGCTTCGTAGAGCGCGGTCCCGTCCATGTTGATGGTGGCTCCCAAGGGAATCACAAATTCGGTGGAACGTTTCGACACTCCGGCGGATTCGGCGCACTCCAATGTCACCGGCAACGTTGCGGACGAACTGGCCGTCGAAAATGCCGTCAACAACGCCTGACTCATCGCGGAGATGTAGTGGTATGGATTCTTCTTCGTGATCAAATAGTAAATCGCGGGCAGCACTACAAATCCGTGAATGGCCAATCCGATCACGACCGCGGCAAAGTACCAACCGATTTGTTGCAACTCTTGCAAGAACTGCCCTTCCGCGTGCGCCTTCCCAAAACGCGCCGTCACCAAACAAAAGATCCCCAGAGGCGCCAGCTTCATCAGCGCCATCACGAACCGCAGCAAGAGTTCGTTGGCCTCGGTGATCAAATTCGAAATGGTCCGGACGTTGTCCATCATTGTGGTCATCAACGCGCCAATCGCAATCGTGAACACAATGATTGGCAACAACTGAGTGTCCGCGGCGGCTTGGAACAAATTGTCCGTCACCAGCATGAGTGCCAAGTTCTCCAGCACGACGCCCATTCCAGGCGGCTCCGCTTCACCATGTGGCAATTCAGAGCTGGCCGCGATTTCTTCTAACCTGGCTGGATCGACCGTCCCCACTCCCGGCCGAATGACGTTCACAACCACCAAACCAATCGCGACCGCAAACACCGTTGTGCACAGGTAGTAGCCAACCGCCGTCGCACCGGGACGACCGAGTTGTCGGATGTCGCCCATCCCGAGCACACCGCACATCACAGACGTGAACACCAACGGCACGACGATCATCTTCAAGGCACGCAGAAATAATTCGCCGCCAATTTCGAAGTGTGCCGCGAAATTTGGTGCAGCCAGTGCCATCGCGATAGCCGCCACGATCGCACCCGCGATCCAGTAGGTCAGGGCTTGGCTGTGCTTGGGCGATTCCGTCATATCTGCTTCCTTTGATGTGCATTTGATCAGGAAAATGCACAATTCGAGGGGGATGTCATGTCCCAATCAACGCGGTTTCCTGATTTCGATTGCTGTCGTCATTCCAGCAACGAAGGTCACGACGCAACCGATGCTCGCTTCCTCTACCCCACAAAATAGCGGTTTCTTCGATCGTTCGCAGGGCACCGCAACTGACCGCGACCTAGGTTTGGGATGGAATGGTTTGTCTACCACCCTGCATTTTCAAAATGGCCGACTGGGCCGCCAACTTTCACACCGGCCCCAGCGGTCTCGCTCCTGTTTGTTCACGGGAATCATCGGATGCCATATTCAAAACGACGAAACACGCGGCGGGCCGCGATCGGAAGTTTGTTCTTCGTAGCAGGTTTGTTCGCCGGAACGATCGTCGCCGTTCCAAAACTGCATCGTGCTTGGTTGGCGGAACAAACTCCCGTCGAGATGACCTGCGGTGAACTACTGCAAAACGGCATTGGGGAAGCCTCCGTGGTTCGATTGACGGACGCAACCGTTGCCGAACCGCCCGAAGAGATGCAGTTCGCCATGTTGGAGCCAGACCCCAACGCAATGCAGGCCATGCCAGTCGGAAGCGGCATGGGGGCCTGGATGTCGGGCGACAAAGTTGGCATGGCCAAGAAAACACTCGCTGATGCTCTCCGCCACCCCCGCGCCCAAACCATGTTGGACGAAATGGTTCGTGGCGAAGTCATGCCACAGCACTTGGGCGGCACCAACATGCCACAACCTCTGAAGCTTTCACCCGGTCGCGAAGTCGCTGCCAAAGCAGTGGACGAAGTTCGTTCCACCGGATCGCTGACCGTGTTTGTCAGCGAAGATCCAACGATTCAGTGGATCGCGGACGGCGCGAACCTGCTAGGCGTTGGACTCCCCGAGTCTTTCGTCGATCTGGCCAAACTCGATTGCTATTCGCTGCACCCGGTCGCGCTGACCGAATCAAAACAGAATGCTGCAATCTGGGCGGTGGGCTCTGCACTCACCTTGACGCTTGGCTGGTTGCTTTGCAGTTCTGCTGGTTGGGGCATTTGGATCCTGTTCTGTCCCATCGCCGCGGTTGCCGGCGTGTTTGGCCTTCCGATGCGATCCGGTCGTGGAAACAAGGTCACCTGGACGCTCGCGTTCTTTGCCGGTGGATTCTGTCTCGCCGCGGCTTTCGTGCTGACGGTCTTTCTGGGCGGCTTGGGATCCACGCCATCCAGTTGGGCGTTTCAAGCAGCTGGCTTCGTGTCTCTGTGTGCTGGTTTGGCGTTGTGGCTGGGGATCCTTGGCAGCATGAAAACGAAACGCAATATGGCGATGTCGATCAGCTCGCTGGACAACTTGGTTGTCGCCGAGCCCAAACGTTCGCGATCCAGTAAGAAAGCCGCGAAAAAGTCATCCGGCGATGTCGACGCATCCAAATTTGCTTCCGATGGTGTGCGACAAGACAAGCTGCAGGAAACGCTATCCAAAAACGCCAGCTACTCACGCCGCTACTTGGATCCTCGTTTGAGCGTTCCTGCCAACTTAACGATTCGCGACGAAGCGAATGAGAACATCATCGTTTGGCAGAACAATGCGTTCGAGGAACCGTTGGCCATCGAAATTGGTCGCGGCGACGCGGCTTGTTCCGCCACGGTTCAAGTCGGCTGTCAGAATCTTGTGCTTGCCATGACCGATGAACTCGATGGCAACATCCGGTTGCGTCTGATCAGCTTCCTAGACAATGGGCATTGCTTGATCAGCGTTGACGGATCGTATCCTCAACTGACCGAAAACCTCAGCAACGAATTCGCGACCATTTCCGTGTTTGAATCGGCGGACGCGAAAAAGTTGTTGGCGAAGCACTTGGAAGTTTCTGCGGATGCGGCGGAACGTCAGCACTCCGGTTTGATTCGTTTGGACTCCAACGAATGGCGCGACATCGTGTTGCTATCCGAGCGTGCGGTGAAGTCCGTCTTGCACGACGAAGGCTTGCAGAAGTGGGAAATTCACGACGCGACCTACGGTCGTTTCGCGTTCCCTTGCCGGCCGATTCAATCGATGCAACCGGTTTGACGCGTTCTTGTTCGATGCCTATCGCGGCGGCAATTCGTACACCCCGAACTCGGCCCAAACGGGCATGTGATCGCTGACCTTCAACGCCTGGTCTTCGGGAATTCGAAGAGCGGACATCAAATCCAACACACCGGCACGCCCGGTGAATTCGCGCGTGGTCGCCGTGTCCATCATCACATGGTCATAGGTCTTCGTCCGCAGCGTGTTCGTCGGTTGGTCACCGACCAAAGACTGAACGTTCGGAATCCTGCCCATTTCGAGCAACCACTGCGTGTCGACATTCAGGTCACCGACCAATAGGAAGTCTTCTTCGCCGTGACTTTGATATTCAAACATCCGAACGCTGTGAAAAACGTCATCCAAAACGTTCATTTCGTTGTCCGGGCGATCTCCGACGCGTGATCCGACTTCATCCGGGTCCGTGTGGACGTTGATCATGGTGAATCGAAACGGTTGGCGACTGGCAGTCGGCGTGACGCGAGTTTGAAAGCTGGCGACCATCGGTGCCCGGTGCATCAAATCCTGATCGTCGTTGACCAAGTAATCTGAATCCGGCACCAAATCGATTCGATTGACATCCCAAACGAATCCATATCGTTCGGTTTGGCTCGTTCGTCCTTGTGGCGCACTGACCGTCGCGCTGTAGTTGCCGCCAAGGCTGGCGATTTCATCCAACAAGCCGTTGATTGGCAATTTCGGGTCGCCTTTGATCTCCTGAATCGCGACGACGTCAAAGAGTAAGCAGACTTGCGCCAAACGCCGCATCACTTCTGGCTTTTCCGATTTACTTTTGCCGAAAACTTGAATGTTGAACGTGGCCACGCGAATCGACGCGTTGTTTTTCTGAGTTGGTCCACTGGCCGGCGTGACCAAACTGACCGGTGCGATGCGTCCCATCGGGGCCTTTCCCGAATCGACTCGCGAAGCCATTTGCTCCGGCGTCAACGAAGCCGCCAGCGGGTCTTCGTAAACCGGTTCTTCTTTGCCTCGAAGGGAATCGAGCGTCGGCAGATCGATTTGCCCGGTCAAACCCGCCAGGATGACTCCCAAGACTCCGGTGACGGACAGTCCTGGCGTGAACCAACGCAGCAACGACGTGCTTGAACGCCGCGACCGTCGCCGTTTCTTCGACGAGTCTCCCCAGAGCAATTTCCACAGCAATTGGATCACCACGGCCTCCTTGCCGCGTGAATCGATGGTGCATGGCTCGGCCGAGACTCCTTCTCAGCTCAACGATGCAAAATGACAGGGTGGTTCACGAAGGGCTTCCTTTCGCAATTCCACCCACGCCGGATAGCCAAATCGTCACAATCGCGTCAACCGCAATGTCGCGACGAAGCCATGCAGACCATGCGACTGAATCCCCCGATCGGCCGATCTGCGTCCGCTCGTCGCAGTCCAAGGTGCACTCACGTTTCGTGTCGTAAATTTGAACATTCACCGAGTTCTGCCTCGCTCTTTGCTGACATTCTCGCATGACACGTTCACTCTCGACCTTTCCGATTGCCTCCGTCATCACCGGTCTCGCATTGGCCATGACGGCGATCGGTCTTTACCAAACATCAGATCTGTCGCGGGGCAATGCGACTGGGACGGAGAAGGATTCACCAATCGCCGCGAATGCACCTGCGCAAGCACCGACGGAAGGCGGATTGGTCGTCGCCAACCGACGCTCCAGCAGCGTTGTCGGGACGGCGGCGACACCGGTGGATCCGCACCTGACGATGGGAAGTGAAACCTGCGTGAAATGTCACGCCAATGAAGTGAAGGTTTGGCAATCGACTCCTCACTTCCGCACCTTCGAGGAACTGCATCGACGGCCCGCCGCGAAAGAAATCGCTTCGCGTTTGGGAGTCCGCTCGATCAAGTACGACGGCCGGTGCGTGGATTGTCACTACACACAACAAACCGACGTGGCATCGGGCAACGTTCACGCCATCGCCGGCGTGTCATGCGAATCGTGCCACGGATCGGCGAAGAATTGGCTGGACCTGCATCATGACTATGGTGGCGAACAGGTCACCCGAGCCATGGAAACACCGGAACACAAACAACAACGTTTGCAACGCAGCGTGGCCGCCGGCATGCGGAATCCGGTCAACGCCTACCTGGTCGCGCAGAGTTGCTTGCGTTGTCACACGACCGCGGATGAGGAACTGGTCAACGTGGGCGGTCACCCCACTGGCAGCCTGGATTTTGAGTTTGTTTCCTGGAGCCAAGGAACGCTGCGTCACAATTTCATCGCATCCGACGGACAGTCAAACGCCAGCAACACGAAAGATCGTTTGCGAGTGATGTTCGTCAGCGGAATGATCGCGGACTTGGAAGCCAGCCTGCGAGCCACCGCCGCTGCAACTCAAAAAGCCAAATTTGGAGTGACGTCGGCAAAACGAGCCGACCGCGCGGCGAAACGCTTGCTGTCCGTCTCGCAGAAAGTCAGTTCGAAGTATCTCGAGGATATCCTGCTGGTTTACAGTGGCGTGACGCTCAAGCTCAACAATCGCAATGAACTGACGCAAGCCGCCGACACCATCGCGGACCTTGGCTATCAGTTCGCATCCGAAACGAACGGGCATGTGCTCGCACCGTTGGACGCGTTCATTCCGCCACAGAATCGTTGGAAGTAGCAAAGATCCGATTGACCTCGCGACGCAGCGGTTTCGGCAGCGGACCCGCGTTGGCAAAGTCGGCGATTTGTTCCGGTCGATGGGCTCCCACCAACGCAGCGGTGACTCCGGGTTGAGACACCGCCCATGAGATCGACAGGTTGGCGACGGATCGTTTGTGGTCTGCCGCGAGAACCGTCAATTGGTCAACGATGTCATGCGCTCGTTGACGCGCTTCGCCTTGAAAAATCGGATAGTTCGGGCGACTGTCGCCCTCGGCGAACACGTGATCGCGGCTGATCTTTCCAGCCAGCAATCCTTTCATCAGCGTCCAATACACCCAAACGTCGCACTGATTTTCGTTCGCGTCGGCGATGACGGTCTGCAGGGTGTCTTGCTGCAAACCGTTCAGCGGGCATTGGATCGCTTCACAGGGAACCACCGTCGCAAATGCGGCACGTTGTTCTTCGGTCGCGTTGCAGAGCCCCACTCGCTTTGCCATGCCGCGCTGAACCAAACGCTGCAGCGCCCACGCACTCGCTTCCACCGGGACCTCTTCGTCCACGCAGTGCAACATCAACGTATCGAAGCAACGGATGCCGATTCGACGAAGTGAATTCTCAGCATCCACCACCAACGTTTCCGGCCGACCGTCGTTCACACGGACGCCGTTCTCGTCATACCGCTGGCCGACCTTGCCGATCAAATGCATTTCTTCTCGCAAACCCGGATCCAACTCGCGAAGCACCGCACCCAATCGTTCATCGGCTTCGCCCTGCAAGCCATAACTGTAGGCGGTGTCGAACTGCCGAATGCCAGCATCAACCGCAGCGTGAATCGTCGCGATCGCGTTCTCACGAGTCACTCCTACCGTGGTGACTCCGGCAATGGGCCAAAGCCCCAAGATGACGTGTTGGTTCAAAACAGTTGCGAGAATTCAAATGGGAATTAGGTTGTGCGCATGGCTTGGTTAATGGGACCAAACCCGTCCAGTTTTTCCGGTCCGATTCGCCTCTTGGCCCCAAACGCTTACACCCGAGGGAGGGGAAGCGTTGTGTGAATCCGACTCGGAACCTCCTCCCTAGAAGAGCAATTTTCAAACGAAATGGCAACGACACCCACCACCGCGACCACCGTCGCTCCCGGAATCACGCGAGTCGAACGCAACAATTCCAAAGGGTATGTGGTCCGTGTTTGCCGCGACGGAGTGCGCAACTCGGAATACTATTCTGACACCATGTGCGGCGGAAAACGCAAAGCCCTGCAAATGGCAAAGCAACGCCATGCGGAACTGTTGGATTATCTCGGCCCCGCGAACAACTCCACCAAAGACAAATTGACCAGCCGCAACACCACGGGCAAAGTCGGTGTTCACCTGGCCCACTCGATCGACAACCGGTACCCAGGTTGCGAGTACCGCGCCTACTGTGCGTCTTGGAAGACCGAAGACGGCAGCCGCAAAAAGATCAGCTTCGCCTTCAACCGCTACGGCGAAGACGAAGCGTGGGAGCTGGCCTGCATCGCTCGCGATCGCGAAACCAACGACCGCGACGAAGTCATCTCCATTCGAGATCGCCAGATCAAACGTCAGTCGCGAAAGAAAACCGCTGGCAAACGTCGCCGGTAAACTCCGCAAGTCTGCTGGATCGCGAACCTAGGTTTGCAAACAGCGTCGCGTCGCTGCGGAAGCTCTGGCTACGAATGCCGAGGCCCCGAAAGCCGGTAACACGAACGCCGAGGCCCCGAATGCCGAGGCCCCGAAAGCCGGCAACACGCTCGCCCGTACCAAGCTAGCCGGTAACACGAACGCCGAATCACGAGAGCAACAATTGCTCGCCGGGTTCGGCCTCGTCAATTTCGCGGCGTATCTCTCGCAGCCCGTAGGCACACAGTTCGAACTGGTCACTCAAGCGATCCAGCAGATCACAAGGCGGTCGCGACTCATCCGCTTCGATCGTCGATGCGATTTTGTAGGAACGCTTTCCGTGTTGGAAATAATCCAACAACTGATCGGGCGAATCCTTGCCATCCCCACGCACGGATTCGGGGAACATGCCTGACCAAAACAGCGTCACGTCGCCGATGTGGCGATGCACCTCCCGTTTGGCGATGCCGATTCGTCGCTCGGCTTCGCAAAGCAATTGAAAGACTTCGGTTGCGGGCCGGCCATCGTTGCGCCGCATCTTGTGAACCGCGTCGATGCGAACGAACCGCAGCATCAAGTCACTGACGTAGCCGATCAGTTGCACATCGGCGACGCCCAATTTGGTTTGAAAAATCGATTCGCTGATCCCGCTCAGAAAGCGATCCAGTGCCGATCTCTTTTCAGGTGTTTGCTCATTTGCCACTGCATCATTCCCCTTGGTTAGGCTTCGAAAGGGGGCCAAATGAAAGACCTGAATTCCACAACTAGTAGGAGCACCAACCAATGTCAAGAGATCTTTTGGATGAGTCTCCAACCCACCGATCGGCAAACGCGGCAACGAAGACTCCTGGCCGAGCGGTGAAACGCAGCCTCGGAAACTAGAATCAACCCTTGATCACTGTTACCGGTGGATGACTCGTCATTGGTTCTGATTCAACACCGCGGGTGGCGACGCATAGGACGGCCGAATTCCGTTCAAAATTGCTACGCCAGAAATGGCAGAAAGAATCGCAATCAGCAACCAAGCACCGCGAGCCGCGACCGCACCATAGTGTTTTTGTATGGAGGCGATCGAACGGACTTGATAGGGCGCGGTCCAAGGCCCGATCGCGATCGCCGTGCAAATCGCAGCGATGCAAAGTGCCACGCCGCCGACCAATGTGTCGTCCTGAATCAAAACGTCGTTTCGCTTTCCGAGAGAACTGAATCTTGGGAAATCAATGCCGTGCTGCGATCGCGAAGAAGCGTTGATCATGGCCCAATTCGGCCAGCAAAAATTGGAGCAGCACCGTCGTGGGCTGGCTCGGTCCTACACGTCGCTTTCACGCATGCGGCGACGAATCGCACGACGTTGCATCCGAGCCGTCTCGACATCAGGGTTGATGTCCAAGCAACGGTTGAGCGCGTCCAGCGCTTTGTTGGGTTTGCCGAGCAACATGCGAATTTTCGCCAAGCTTTGCCAGGCGGTGTAGTGAAAGCGGCAATGCCACAAACAAGACTGATAGGCCGTTTCCGCTTTTTCGAATTCTTCCAGCCCGTGCCAGCAGATCGCCAACTGGTGATGAGCTTCGGCGTACAACGGGGCTTGGTCGATCAACACCATCGCGGGTGACAACGCGGCGGCGTATTCGCATCCATCGTTCAAGTGAATCACTCGCAGCAGTTTTTGATGATGTAGCGGCGCCGCGTCTCGCACGATCAGCGAGTGGAACGAATCGTCGGCGACCAATCGAACCCCACGATCTTCGTCGGAGAGGGCTCGACCAAGCGAATCGACACAGTGGCGGTCGCCCAGCATGCCCAATGCCAATGCGGCGGCACGCCGGTTTTCCACTTCGCCGCGAGATAGCAGGGCGGTCAGGGTCGACGGCGTGTAATGCTCGTCAACGTCGTGGGCAAAACGGGGAGCGTCCGCCGAGCCAAGGTAACGCCGATACGCGGCGGTCAGGCGTGTGGTGTGGACGATGGGTGAGTTCACGTCGGTTCCACCTTTGGCGAGTCAGAAGGGTCTGGGAGGATTGGGTGGGTCACGCGGCCAAACACCGCGATTTCGTCTGTTTTTCGGCTGCTGTGGTTTGACTTCTCGATGTTAGACCGATCAAGCTGTCGGGCAAGACGGCACTTGGAAAAGATCTTTGTCTCGCACGGCTCGTCGGATGCTCCCCGCCTCGCACCACCGCCGAAATTCGTCTCGCGTTTGCAACCGTCCTGCCCGCAAAGACGCAAAACTCCAACAAAATGCAGCCACCTCGGTCGACCAACGATCGGTCCTGCGGCTGGACGCAAACGGCCGGTCATGCGAGTTCTTTCGCCTGATGTTGTTGGGGGTGATCCTCGCCTTCACCCCCATTTTGCCCGCTTTTTCACAACCTCCCGTCGATTCGCCGCTTCGTGCCGAAGCGTTTTCCAGCACCGTGATCACGGTCGCCATCGACGGACAAACGATGCAAGAAGCGATCGATCAGATCGTTCAGCAGGTTGACTCGGGCAGCCGTCCCCAACGTTGGACCTGGTGGCGAGATGGCAGCATCGATCCCCATCAAATCGTCTCCCTAAATTTGGCCGGTGGCTCTGCCGCTCAAGCGATCACCCAACTGACCAAGCCGCAAGGCTGGGAAGCTTTTCCGATTCCGGGAATTCTGCTGGTGGGCCGCCCGGAATGGATTGACCGAACGTTGGCCCATTGCGTGTCGTCGCCCCAAGCCACGTCGGTCGATCTGACATGGCCACGCGGCACCACGTCCCGCGAGGCGATGCGACGCGTCGTTGAAACGTCCGGTGCATCGGTGCCAATCGCCGCAGATTTCGATTGGTTGCCGCACGACGTTTGGCGTGAAGCCAATTTTCAGCAAGTCGATCCGTGGCACGTCGCTTCGTTGATGCTTTCGGAATTTCGCTATGTCACCCCGAGAGCGTTCACTTTGGAACGATTGGTGACGCGAGACGGAGAATTGCCGCCGCAAGTCGAGTTCTTGTCGCCGGAAGACACGCGGTGGAAGAACGTGCGGTTCCAAATGAGTTATCCAGTGCAGGGCAGCGGGACAGCCATTCGTCAGGCGGTCCAATCATTCGATCGCACCGCGGCCTTCCGGTCTGGACGTGATGGACAACAGCGTTTGCTACGGGTTAACACAACCCCGGCAGGCCACCGCGCGGCTTGGCGAGCGGTTTGGGAAAACGCCGAAGTGCCGGCCCAGGTCGCCAGAGCGGGACGGGAGGCAACCTACGATCTGAAATTATTGAACAAGCCGGCGGAGGTGGTCCTGCAACAGTTCGCTGGT
Above is a window of Rhodopirellula halodulae DNA encoding:
- a CDS encoding aldo/keto reductase — translated: MNQHVILGLWPIAGVTTVGVTRENAIATIHAAVDAGIRQFDTAYSYGLQGEADERLGAVLRELDPGLREEMHLIGKVGQRYDENGVRVNDGRPETLVVDAENSLRRIGIRCFDTLMLHCVDEEVPVEASAWALQRLVQRGMAKRVGLCNATEEQRAAFATVVPCEAIQCPLNGLQQDTLQTVIADANENQCDVWVYWTLMKGLLAGKISRDHVFAEGDSRPNYPIFQGEARQRAHDIVDQLTVLAADHKRSVANLSISWAVSQPGVTAALVGAHRPEQIADFANAGPLPKPLRREVNRIFATSNDSVAE
- a CDS encoding transcriptional regulator, with the protein product MATTPTTATTVAPGITRVERNNSKGYVVRVCRDGVRNSEYYSDTMCGGKRKALQMAKQRHAELLDYLGPANNSTKDKLTSRNTTGKVGVHLAHSIDNRYPGCEYRAYCASWKTEDGSRKKISFAFNRYGEDEAWELACIARDRETNDRDEVISIRDRQIKRQSRKKTAGKRRR
- a CDS encoding HEAT repeat domain-containing protein, translating into MNSPIVHTTRLTAAYRRYLGSADAPRFAHDVDEHYTPSTLTALLSRGEVENRRAAALALGMLGDRHCVDSLGRALSDEDRGVRLVADDSFHSLIVRDAAPLHHQKLLRVIHLNDGCEYAAALSPAMVLIDQAPLYAEAHHQLAICWHGLEEFEKAETAYQSCLWHCRFHYTAWQSLAKIRMLLGKPNKALDALNRCLDINPDVETARMQRRAIRRRMRESDV